In one window of Helianthus annuus cultivar XRQ/B chromosome 17, HanXRQr2.0-SUNRISE, whole genome shotgun sequence DNA:
- the LOC110868694 gene encoding uncharacterized protein LOC110868694: protein MTELPDDPSSAPALPPPTSSTAPPPDPSPPPPRFDPTRTIGIIKRKALIKDLAAAYHAECLAYCQELLELQRKCEEPYADVKVSTDLRKETMRPPKRNKKSR from the exons ATGACTGAATTACCGGATGATCCTTCTTCCGCTCCTGCTCTCCCGCCACCAACATCATCCACAGCACCACCGCCCGACccttctcctcctcctcctcgttTTGATCCCACCCGAA CTATTGGTATCATCAAAAGGAAAGCTTTGATAAAGGATTTGGCAGCTGCGTACCATGCTGAGTGTCTTGCATATTGCCAAGAGCTTTTAGAACTCCAAAGAAAATGTGAAGAG CCCTATGCAGATGTGAAAGTTTCAACAGACTTAAGGAAAGAAACAATGAGGCCCCCCAAACGAAACAAAAAGTCCCGCTAG